Genomic window (Caldinitratiruptor microaerophilus):
GCCTCCTCCCCCTGCGAGAGCTCCACGAGGAGGACCCCGTCGTCCAGTACCTCCGTACGGTCAGCCGGCGCTACGTCCGCAAGGCGGCCCGGCCTACAGCGCGGAAAGTGGCCGCCGGGACCGTGTGACCCCGCCCGATGCGGTGAGAACGGGGGCGGAGCGCTCGAACCGGGAGACCCGGTGCTCGGGCCGTTCGCTGCGAAAGCGCCGGCGCACCCGCACAGGGTGACCCTCACGATACCGGCTCCAGTACGATACGGTCACCCGGCCGGGTGGCGGTGCGCGCTACCGTGCCGGCCGGGAGTTCCACTGCGAACCGGGCTCCGGGCACCAGACCGCCGGGGCTCCACGGCCGGAGGGGCGTCAGCGCGCGCAGGATGCGCCCGTCGGGGCCGACGAGCAGCACGTCCACCGGGATCCGCATGAAGAAGCCGTGCACCCCCGCGCACGGTCGGATCACGAGGCCTTCCCCGTCCCGCAGTGCCGTGCGGCCCATGAGGCCCCGGAGCCGCCGCCAGAACGTGTCCGCCACGGCGGCCCGTTCGGCGAGGACGGCGCCCCGGGTATCGTTGCGCACCCGGACCGCGGGCGGAACCCGGCGGGTGAGCCGGCTCACGGGCGCAGCACCCCCAGGAACTGGATCACGACGGGCCCGAGGATGACCACGAAGAGGCTCGGGAAGATGAAGAAGACCAGCGGGAAGAGGAGCTTGAGCGGGAGCTGCATGGCTCGCTCCTCGGCGCGCTGCTTGCGACGAAGCCGCATGGCGTCGGACTGCGCCTTGAGCACCCGGCTGATGCTCACCCCCAGCTGATCGGCCTGGACGACGGCCGCGACGAAGGTCCGGAGCTCCGGAGAGCCGGAGCGGTCGGCAAGGGCCCGCAGGGCGTCGGCCCGGGTCTGGCCGAGCCGGATGTCCCGGAGGTACTCCCGGAACTCGCCGGACACGGGCTCCGGGAACTTCTCCGCCACCTTCTGCACGGCCCCGTCGAAGCCCAGGCCGGCCTCGACCGAGACCGACAGGAGGTCGAGCACGTCCGGGAGGGCCCGGGCCAGCATGCGCCTCCGCCATGCCCCCCGCCGGGCCGCCCAGACGCCGGGAAGGCGCCAGCCCAGGACTCCGAGGCTGGAGGCGAGCACGGCCGGCAACAGCGGCGCCCCGGCCAGCAGCCGGTCGAGGCCGAGGAGCAGGCCCCCTAGCACCCCCAGGGTCGCCAGCGCGGCCTGCAGGCCGACGAAGCGCGCAGGGTCGATCCGCAGGCCCGCCTCGTCGAGCCGGCGCCGCGCGGTGTCCACCAGCGCCCGGGGTAGAAGCCTCCCGAGTGCCCGCAGTCCGCTCTCCACCAGCGGCCGCACCACCCGCTCGGTGAAGGGAAGCGTGAGCTCTTCGGGCTGGGCTCCGGCGGCGCCGGGCCCGTGGATCTCCTGCAGGCGGCGGGCCAGGGGGGTCGCTGCGGCCGGGGTCATGGCAGCGACGGCGAGCAGCGCCCCGGCGGCGAAGCTGAGACCCACGATCAGGGCTTCGAGCACCGCATCCACCCCCCCTCACACGTCCATGTTGACCAGGTGCCGGATCACCAGGATCCCGGTGGTCTGCATGAGGAGCCCCATGGCCAGCATCACCCAGCCGAGGGGGTGCTGCACCAGGAGGCCCACGTGTCCCGGGTTCATGACGTAGAGCACCAGGCCCAGCGCCGGCGGAAGCAGCGAGATGATCCACCCCGACAGCCGGCCCTGGCTCGTGAGCGTGCGGATCTGGCCCAGAAGCTGGAGCCGGTCCCGGAGGGTGCCGCCGATCCGCTCCAGCACTTCCGCCAGGTTGCCTCCGACCTGCCGCTGGATGAGGACGGCCGTCACGGCGAGGTCGAGATCCGCCGACCCCATCCGGCGGCTGAGCGCGGTGAGGGCATCCTCCAGCGGCACCCCGACCTTGTGCTCCCGCAGGACCCGGGCGAACTCGCCGGCGACGGGGTCCGGCATCTCCCGGCTCACCACGGCCAGGGCCTGAAGGAACGAATACCCGGACCGCAGGGCTCCTGCCACCAGCGCCAGGGCGTCGGGAAGCTGGGTCTCGAAGGCCCTCAGCCGGCGCGCCAGGCGCTGACGGAGCCAGAGGGCGGGGAGCCCGTACCCGGCGAGCCCGGCCGCCCACGCAGCCGGGCCGAGCCCCAAGGCCAGCCCGAGCAGGGCGCACCCGCCCGCCGACGCGATCCGCAGGAGGAGAAACTCGCCCGGCAGCATGCGGATGCCGGCCTGCTGGAGCCGCTCGAAGGCCGGGC
Coding sequences:
- a CDS encoding DUF192 domain-containing protein → MSRLTRRVPPAVRVRNDTRGAVLAERAAVADTFWRRLRGLMGRTALRDGEGLVIRPCAGVHGFFMRIPVDVLLVGPDGRILRALTPLRPWSPGGLVPGARFAVELPAGTVARTATRPGDRIVLEPVS
- a CDS encoding type II secretion system F family protein, which encodes MLEALIVGLSFAAGALLAVAAMTPAAATPLARRLQEIHGPGAAGAQPEELTLPFTERVVRPLVESGLRALGRLLPRALVDTARRRLDEAGLRIDPARFVGLQAALATLGVLGGLLLGLDRLLAGAPLLPAVLASSLGVLGWRLPGVWAARRGAWRRRMLARALPDVLDLLSVSVEAGLGFDGAVQKVAEKFPEPVSGEFREYLRDIRLGQTRADALRALADRSGSPELRTFVAAVVQADQLGVSISRVLKAQSDAMRLRRKQRAEERAMQLPLKLLFPLVFFIFPSLFVVILGPVVIQFLGVLRP
- a CDS encoding type II secretion system F family protein, which produces MLWPALIFALTALATALILGPEEGDPVRRRLADLERLRRTAVPGAEPPGAVGPPGAGDPSGDPPLLRRRSAARGAARVLAAIGARLGRFRAGRTGGRSADRPRTPLHSPAFERLQQAGIRMLPGEFLLLRIASAGGCALLGLALGLGPAAWAAGLAGYGLPALWLRQRLARRLRAFETQLPDALALVAGALRSGYSFLQALAVVSREMPDPVAGEFARVLREHKVGVPLEDALTALSRRMGSADLDLAVTAVLIQRQVGGNLAEVLERIGGTLRDRLQLLGQIRTLTSQGRLSGWIISLLPPALGLVLYVMNPGHVGLLVQHPLGWVMLAMGLLMQTTGILVIRHLVNMDV